The Prochlorococcus marinus XMU1404 region AATGGTTAAATGATTTTTTTAAACATAGATTTTTCTTATTTGGAGATTATGAGGATGCTATTTCTAGAGAAAATTCTTTTTTATGGCATAGTTTACTTTCTCCTCTTTTAAATAGCGGCTTATTAACCCCAGATGTAGTAGTAAATAAAGCATTACTTTTTGCAAAAAATAATAATGTTCCTATTAACTCTTTAGAGGGTTTTATTCGTCAAATTATTGGATGGAGAGAATTTATTTGTCTCGTCTATAAAAAGTATGGAACAAAGATGAGAAACAGTAATTTTTGGAATTTTGAAGATAAGCCAATTCCAGAATCTTTTTATCAAGGAAATACAGGAATTGAACCTGTAGATGTTGTTATAAAAAATATTATTAAATATGGTTATTGTCACCATATTGAGAGGTTAATGATTATTGGTAACTTTATGCTTCTATGTAGAATTCACCCCAATCAAGTTTATAAATGGTTTATGGAAATGTTTATTGATTCCTATGATTGGGTTATGGTCCCGAATGTGTACGGAATGAGTCAGTTTAGTGATGGAGGTATTTTTTCAACAAAACCGTATATATCAAGCTCTAATTATGTAAAAAAAATGTCTAATTTTAAAAGTGGTCCATGGTGTGAAATATGGGATGGTTTATTTTGGAAATTTATTAAAGATAATGAAAGCTTTTTTAGGAAGCAATATCGTCTGGCAATGTTAACGAGAAATCTCGATAAAATGTCAGAGGAAAAATTAAATAATCACTTCAAAACGGCCGATAAATTTTTAAGCGATATTCAATAAATTAAGAGTTTTAACCTATATTTGGTTTTGAAAAATTAAAAGAATATAATATTATTACGAAATATTACAAGCCGATGTTAAATTAAAAAATAATTAATCATTAAATGGAACTGGGAATACTTTTTTTGAAAATTAATATTACCGGTATTATCACTCTTTCTGAATTAGATTGGATAACTACCCATCAATCTAATTTTACAAGGCTGGAGGAATCTATAGCCATAAAGTTAGGAAGATTACTTGATGCAGGATCCATAAACATAGGTTGTCGTTTAAATTCCTAATTAAGTTTTTATTTTATTAATGAAGTATCAAAAAGAGAAAAAATTATTTTTTCGAGAAAGAATTCATTCTTTAAATATTTTTCTATTTTTAGGATTTAATCTGACACTAATCTCTATCTTAGGTTTTATTTGGTTCAGTTCTTCAATTGATAAAGTAGTTTAAATTTATAAAATTTTTGTATATTAAAGTTATCTCTAAAAATAAATTATATTTTGAGCATAGGATATTTACAAAGAAAAGCAGCTTGGGAAATTTTATTAAAAGTTAGTTATGGTGATTTTTCTGAACATGCCCTTGAAAAGGTTTTGAGAAATTATCGATTTAATCCTCTTGATATAGCTTTTATTACTGAATTATCTTTTGGATGTATAAGGTATAGAAAATTTCTTGATCTTTGGACGGATCATACTTCAAAAATTACTCATAAAAAACAGCCTCCAAAATTAAGATGGCTTTTACATATAGGTTTATATCAACTTTTGAAAATGGATAAAGTTCCATTTCCTGCCGCTATCTCTACCACTGTAGAAGTAGCTAAAAAAACAGATTTAAATGGTTTATCAGGAACTGTAAATGCGATATTGAGAAATGCGTCAAGAAAATTAGAACAAGAAACTTTTCCGGAAATACCCTCTGATAGAAAAGAAAGAATTTCATACCTTGAATCATTACCATTATGGCTTGTGAATGATCTTTATAAATGGGTAGGTAATAGCGTGGGAGAAAATATCGTTAAGGCATTTAATAAAAAACCTTCAATTGATTTGAGAATTAACCAACTGAAAACTAATTCAGAAGAATTTTTGGAAATACTGCATGAAAATAAATTTGATGCCGAAATTATAGAAAATTTAAATAACGCTATTACTTTAAAATCTAATCCGAGATCTATTCAAAACTTACCAGGCTATATTGATGGACTTTGGACAATTCAAGATAGATCTTCTCAGTGGGTAGCACCTCTTTTAAATCCAAAAGAAGGTGAAAAGATTTTAGATGCATGTGCAGCGCCAGGTAGTAAGTCTACCCACCTAGCAGAATTATCAAATGATAGTGCTGAGATATTGGCTGTAGATAGATCAGAAAAAAGATTGAAAATACTTCAATCAAATTTAAAGAGGTTAAATCTTAAATCTGTAAAAACCCTAAAGGCTGATGCATCGAGTTTGATTGAATTGAATCCTAATTTTGTGTCTTATTTTGATAAGATCCTTTTAGATGCTCCTTGTTCTGGTATTGGAACTCTGTCAAGAAATCCAGATTCTAGATGGTCTTTAAGTAAAGAAAAAATAAAATCATTAACTTTATTGCAGGAAAAACTTTTAGAGAGTATTTTTCCTCTTTTGAAAAAAGATGGAACTTTAGTTTATTCAACTTGTACTATCTGTCCTGATGAAAATAATTTATTAATTGAACGATTTATTGAAAAAAATAAAGCTTTAGAATTGGTTAGCCAAAAGCAAATTTTACCTAGTTTAGACTATTCTGGTGATGGATTTTATTCTGCAATCATTTCTTACAAATCTTAAAAATAAAATTTATTTTTTAATTGGGATTTTATAAATTTCAGCTATAAATATCTTCCATAAATAAGCCGCATTTCCACTAGATAATTCTGATTCTTTGTTATCGTCGTAACCTATCCAGATACCTGTTGTAAGGTTATCAAGTGAACCAATAAACCAAAGATCTTTATTCCCATCGGATGTTCCTGTTTTTCCATAAATTTTCTTCCCTTTTATAGAGGCTGCTTTTGAAGTTCCTTCTTTTACAGATTTTTCAAGAAGTTTATTTATTTTTTTGTTTACTTTTAAATCTAATATTTTCTTGGAAATAAATTTGTTTTTCCAAATAGATTTATTATTAAGTGATTCTATATTTTCTATTATGCTAGGGCTTTGAATCTTCCCACCATTATTTATTGCAGAATATGCATTTGTAATATTTAAAAGATTATCTCCGTAGGAACCAATAGCTAATGATGGGAATTGCTTTAACTCTTGTTTATAACCCAGACCAAATGAATTCGCTAAATTAATAATATTTTTAGAGCCGATTTTTTTTGTTATTGATATTGGTACTATATTGGATGAACTTTTAAATGATTCAATCAAAGATACTGAACCTTTATATTTTTCTGAAAAATTTTTTGGGCAATAATCATCCCAGCATCTTGGTAAGTCTTCAAATTTATCAGTTAATTTTATCCCTTCTATTAATGCTGCAGCATAAGGAATAATTTTAAAAGTAGAACCTAAAGGTCTCACAGATGAAATCACTCTGTTATATTCATTAATTAATGGATCTCTGCTCGTTACCATTGTCCTGATTAGTCCTGTGTTTGATTCGATTGATAACAGAGCAAACTCAAGTTCTTTAGGTCCAACATATCTTGAAATTTTTTGGCCTTTTTCTTGCCAATCCTTATTGATAGAAGATTTAATCCTTAAAAACTTATAATCATTTTTATTTTCAATTCTTTTATCGGTTTCTTCAAGAATAAAATTTATTAGTAATTTATCATCTAAAAATTTATTAGCTGTTTGATGATTTAAGTTTATTTTCTCTTTAATAGCTTTATTTTTATTCGCAAGAGAAATATATCCATCAATATACATTGATTCAAGAACTTTATTTCTATTTTTGATAGCTATTTCTATATTTTGATAAGGTGAATAAATTGATGGAGCTGGAGCTAATCCTGCAATTAATGCGGACTCTGATAATGTCAATTCTTCTAAAAGTTTTCCAAAATAAACTTGAGAAGCCTCGTTAACCCCGTATGCTCCTGATCCCAAATAAATATTATTTAAATATAATTTTAAAATTTGATTTTTGTCATATCTGAATTCAAGTATTAGTGATATGAATATTTCTTTGATTTTTCTTTGAAAACTTAAATCATTATTTAGAAAAATTAATCTGGCAACTTGTTGAGTAATCGTACTTCCTCCCTCTTTAACATAACCACTTCTAATATTTTGAAAAAGGGCACG contains the following coding sequences:
- a CDS encoding cryptochrome/photolyase family protein; this translates as MKQVSIIFPNQLFRESPILKINCEILILEDSLFFGNDKFHKLINHKNKLVFHRASMLAYKKYLEISGFKVLYIENKNNISTVDYLSEFIKDKYQQINLIEPHDFLITKRINNFVESNNLALNILPSPMFISSEDLKELFASNSKKPLMGRFYENQRKSQKILVNPDHTPEGGKWSFDEMNRKKLPKKINIPDIPKLQKNKFVVNAESSLANFDIDFIGESNNFLYPTNFDEADEWLNDFFKHRFFLFGDYEDAISRENSFLWHSLLSPLLNSGLLTPDVVVNKALLFAKNNNVPINSLEGFIRQIIGWREFICLVYKKYGTKMRNSNFWNFEDKPIPESFYQGNTGIEPVDVVIKNIIKYGYCHHIERLMIIGNFMLLCRIHPNQVYKWFMEMFIDSYDWVMVPNVYGMSQFSDGGIFSTKPYISSSNYVKKMSNFKSGPWCEIWDGLFWKFIKDNESFFRKQYRLAMLTRNLDKMSEEKLNNHFKTADKFLSDIQ
- a CDS encoding 16S rRNA (cytosine(967)-C(5))-methyltransferase, translating into MSIGYLQRKAAWEILLKVSYGDFSEHALEKVLRNYRFNPLDIAFITELSFGCIRYRKFLDLWTDHTSKITHKKQPPKLRWLLHIGLYQLLKMDKVPFPAAISTTVEVAKKTDLNGLSGTVNAILRNASRKLEQETFPEIPSDRKERISYLESLPLWLVNDLYKWVGNSVGENIVKAFNKKPSIDLRINQLKTNSEEFLEILHENKFDAEIIENLNNAITLKSNPRSIQNLPGYIDGLWTIQDRSSQWVAPLLNPKEGEKILDACAAPGSKSTHLAELSNDSAEILAVDRSEKRLKILQSNLKRLNLKSVKTLKADASSLIELNPNFVSYFDKILLDAPCSGIGTLSRNPDSRWSLSKEKIKSLTLLQEKLLESIFPLLKKDGTLVYSTCTICPDENNLLIERFIEKNKALELVSQKQILPSLDYSGDGFYSAIISYKS
- a CDS encoding transglycosylase domain-containing protein; translation: MQKIKSKSFVLIIPILIFSGISFYIYSLIFTTLKFDISKNKRSRTTKYSYVISSADNKVLSKLSRKFEIDNSNHKIPSFLKHSFISSEDKRFYQHNGIDLKSISRALFQNIRSGYVKEGGSTITQQVARLIFLNNDLSFQRKIKEIFISLILEFRYDKNQILKLYLNNIYLGSGAYGVNEASQVYFGKLLEELTLSESALIAGLAPAPSIYSPYQNIEIAIKNRNKVLESMYIDGYISLANKNKAIKEKINLNHQTANKFLDDKLLINFILEETDKRIENKNDYKFLRIKSSINKDWQEKGQKISRYVGPKELEFALLSIESNTGLIRTMVTSRDPLINEYNRVISSVRPLGSTFKIIPYAAALIEGIKLTDKFEDLPRCWDDYCPKNFSEKYKGSVSLIESFKSSSNIVPISITKKIGSKNIINLANSFGLGYKQELKQFPSLAIGSYGDNLLNITNAYSAINNGGKIQSPSIIENIESLNNKSIWKNKFISKKILDLKVNKKINKLLEKSVKEGTSKAASIKGKKIYGKTGTSDGNKDLWFIGSLDNLTTGIWIGYDDNKESELSSGNAAYLWKIFIAEIYKIPIKK